A genome region from Candidatus Hydrogenedentota bacterium includes the following:
- a CDS encoding TetR/AcrR family transcriptional regulator — protein MQRRISTDIRQEQIAEAALHVIATHGLSGLSMQRIAQHLDLATSALYRHFAGKEEVLDAAINRIGKRLLNMVATVRDLEVSGLESLRELLKLHIQMALEFNAIPRLLFSDQVWIGNPARKARLYAILTAYLEEIAALLKKAQEEGAVREELDLQYLSVMYLSLFQPAIMMLFLSDGGFDILQHLHHAWNTFLKGITSP, from the coding sequence ATGCAACGAAGAATAAGCACAGACATTAGACAAGAACAGATTGCAGAGGCGGCGCTGCATGTCATCGCCACCCATGGGTTAAGCGGTTTAAGCATGCAGCGAATTGCCCAACACCTGGATCTTGCCACCTCGGCATTATATAGGCATTTTGCCGGAAAAGAAGAGGTCTTGGATGCCGCCATCAACAGGATCGGTAAACGCTTGTTAAATATGGTCGCAACAGTGAGAGATTTAGAAGTGTCCGGTCTGGAGAGTCTTCGTGAATTATTGAAACTCCATATACAGATGGCCTTGGAATTCAATGCCATACCCCGTTTATTGTTTTCGGATCAGGTATGGATTGGCAACCCGGCGCGGAAAGCGCGTCTCTATGCAATCCTGACTGCTTATCTGGAAGAGATTGCCGCCTTGCTAAAGAAGGCACAGGAAGAAGGAGCTGTGCGTGAGGAATTGGATCTACAGTACCTGTCAGTCATGTATTTGAGCTTGTTCCAACCGGCCATTATGATGCTTTTTCTGAGTGATGGCGGCTTTGATATTCTTCAACATCTACACCATGCGTGGAATACCTTTTTGAAAGGGATTACATCACCCTAG